Below is a genomic region from Drosophila albomicans strain 15112-1751.03 chromosome 2R, ASM965048v2, whole genome shotgun sequence.
cttttaaaataattatatattttaatacatttgtGTTATAAACAAAGTACCTATCAACATCTATCGTGTATGCTCTACCTTTAACTTTAGACTTGCTCTGAGTTAATATGAATCATCTTATGAAAATTTGTGCTAAGCGCAGTAGAGGTAAGTGCTATAATGTATCGGCATTCGAGTCTTAAGTGTTGCGTGATTAACACATACTTTCAGCTACAGaaagaattaaaaaacttttagcTGTGTTACTTTGAATATAGAGAGagatttgtttattatattgttgACTGCATTGCTGATAATTATGCTAGTTTTATTTAGTCCGCTGCtactaatatttataattttattaaaaatctgGGAATGTATCATTTGCAAACCCACTAAGAGCATCGCAAATGATGTGGCTGTGGTAAGTACCcaattgttttgaaaattataaactatatacataACTTTATTGTACTTATgttcatattatttatcatGAATTGTTGTTAATCGTATTtggaaaaataatatgaaatgcaaAGTTTATGTGGTACGGACTTTGTACAACTAATATACGGCACGCAACTGAAGtaatttttttcataataaatacttggcaaattttttcattttatattttataggtGACCGGGGCTGCAGGTGGATTAGGTCGGGCTATAGCACTTGAACTTGCCAAACGCGGTTGTCATATAGCCGTGGTGGATGTTAACATAGAAGGCGCTGAAGAAACTGTTAGACAAATTCACGATATATCCAAAGTAAAAGCTAAAGCCTATAAGGTAATTAGAAGACACAAATTTTACGAGTGttgatattaattaatttgatttgcgtTCAAGGTAAATGTTACGAGTTTTGCTGAAATAACTGATCTTCAGAAAAGTGTTGAGCATGATCTTGGTTTGGTTACGATTCTCATCAACAATGCGGGTATTCTGTTGCACCGTAAAAAGGTTTACGGATCCCGCTCCAGAAGATGTGCAAAGGATGATCGACGTCAATTTGACATCACACTTTTGggtgaattttttgtttgtacaaGTACACATATATTGGcctaataattaaatatacatatcatATACAGACgaaatttgcttttttgccCACAATGAAGAAATTGCGAAAGGGAAACATTGTTACCATCAGTTCAGTGGGAGGTAAGTATTTTTAACATGAGAAGACTTTTTTTAAGTTAACGTAGACTTGTATTATGTGAAGGTATATTACCACTGCCATTTAATACTGCTTACACTGCATCGAAATTTGGTGCCACCGGCCATATGAAGGCGTTGCGAATGGAATTAGCCCTAGAAAAACAGCATAACATCCACGTCACCACGGTAATGCCATCGTTTCTGGACACCAATGATGAGATTTCTCAGATGGTTCACGCAATTAAAGCGGATCGTGTGTATCCCTTGATTAAAGGGAAAGAGGCAGCTAATCGCATAGTTCGGGGAATGCTCGCTGGGGAAAGGGAAATAAAACTTCCCCATTTTGTCGATACCTTTCATCGCATTTTGAAGTAAGTCGGGAATGGGTGAGAATGGCATTggaataatttgaaattgtttccAAATTACTTCCGATCAATTGGCAGGAGGGACTGATTCTCATAACTACctctaaaatatttcttaaatttaaaaaaaacttcacTTAAATGCTTGATTTCCcaactgtttttgtttgtttgtctgctaATTTGACATTTAATCGAATTACTCAAAATTctattagttttgttttaaagatGTCGAAGTTGTACACTCAATGGTAGGTGCTTAAGAATAATTGGATGTCTCACATAATGGCTAAATAGCTAAACAGGCAGCATGTACagagaatacaaaaaaatgcaaccCCAAAAATCTCCACACGAGAATCCTCGCTTAAAATATTGTTACTTAAAAGCTATTCCTatgttattcatatttattcgTGTTactattttttgtaaatttacaaatcCACCAAAAGCATCGTTGGTGAGGTAGCTGTggtaagaattttaaattgctttggTCGTGAATCtaataaatcattaaattagTGTTTATGAAATCTTACGCagtaaaccaaaaaataaaaacttgttataacacaaatttgttttttatcatcatttaaaacaaatttgcgttctcacaatatttttaacaagCGCAGAGATTTCACCTGCTTCATCCAAACTTATTAACATAGAaattgctttttcttttatgaaATGAAGAAACTGCGAAAAGGAAACATTGTTACCATCAGTTTAGCTTCATGTAAGTGTTCTTCGATCAGaatgtttttgcaatttgcattaacTTTCCATTGATCAATGTAGATCTCTGCCCCATGGCCTATAATACCGCTTACACTGCGAGTAAATTTGGTTCAACCGGTCATATGAAAACTCTTCGCTTGGAGCTAGATTTGGATAAATAGCACAACATAATGTAAcccagcaacaccaacaaggAGATGATTGAGATTATCCATGCTTATGCGGGACATAAACTGATTCCCgtgattaaatgaaatgtgtaaatttaaataatgtgcTGTATATTGTTTATGCCTGGCAAAACATGTAGTAAACAAGTGAGTAGAAATGTATGTCTGAGAGTAATCGACAATTTGCGCTATTGATTAAGTTTAATATAAACAAGTTCATATTGTGTTTCTCGTAGTCTTAAATGCTACAGGGTGATATGAATAGCTTCAACTACTCAAATTCTGGTTTTGTGCTATTTCAGATTATGAGAAGTCTAAGTGTATTAAGTTTTCGTTAGTGATGCTTGAAAGATAAAGATTGGTCATAATTCTATTTACGTTGTCCACtgtcaattatttttacaattccCACTCCTCTGCACTATTAGCGTATAGCctactactatagtaattaaaatttcgcAAATTTTTATTCGCAAATTCATTAAGAAAATCTTTACAATCTCTATTTTGATACGcttaacaattaatttgtatacatCAATTAAATGTAGCTGGTATATAATACTCGAGTATACGTGAAgctaattttttaatttattcttatccatgatttaaatgattaaatgaagaatttagtaataacaaattaatttaatgagaCCAACTAACTAAAATCAAGTTTCTAATTGTTCTAGAAAGTGTTTGAACACATCTCGATTTAAGCCAATGATCAATGTAATTCGCATCAGAGTTTAGCGCGATTCGATTCATTCGAAGATTAACTGTCGCGCGATCAACACATAGTtcggaaaataaataaaaaagttttgctgATTTTGTTCTTGATGATGGAGATTCAAAATCAGTTGATTAAACTATTGACTACATTGCTGATAATTGGTTTTGCTCTATCTACTCCGGTGTTACTATTAGCCGTAATGTTATCAAAAATCGGCGAatgtttcaaatataaatCCCCCAAGAGTATCATCGGCGAGGTGGCTGTGGTAAgtgtttaattgttttgaaaattataatattggtattaataatgaattgaTTATTAAAAATCTATCTATAATGAGGTATCGTTTGGAACTGTTTACTATTGTAATATAGTTCTAAGTATTAAAGTATGtattaatacatacatatttataaatatgcaagcGAAGTGCCTACAGCGATTAAAAAACccatatattgatatagcgATTGATTTAATAGGAAGATAGGGCCGAAGCTTACGAGGGCACATAGACAagattattttctttataggGAAATTAGTTTGAGATTCGTCATCATTAATTTCTATGAATTCACATTAATCTAGttgctatattattatttatataatatattacagGTGACTGGGGCTGCTCATGGACTAGGTCGGGCTATAGCATTGGAACTGGCCGGAATCGGATGCCATGTAGCCGTAGTAGATATTGACATAAATGGCGCCAAGGAAACCGTAGAAAAAATTCACCAGATTTCCagagtaaaagcaaaagcttatAAGGTAATTAGAGATATTTAACTTGATAAGAAAActaagtgtaattaaattgatttatattcaAGGTGAATGTAACCAGTTTTACTGAAATAACTGATCTTAATGCTAAAGTTACACGAGATCTTGGTATGGTTACAATTCTAATCAATAATGCGGGTATTCTGCTGCTGCGTAATCGTTTAGATCCTGCACCGGAGGATGTGCAACGAATGATAGACGTCAATTTGACATCGCACTTTTGGGTAAGTCAAATGATTGATacaagttttgtatttttggtcaAGTAATTAGATACTTTTTAATACATGTAGACGAAGACTGTGTTTCTGCCCACAATGAAGAGGTTGCGAAAGGGAAACATTGTTACAATCAGTTCAGCAGCGAGTAAGTGTTGCTTAATCGGTATATGTTTAATTTCAAgagctttttatacccgccacccatagggtagaagggtattataactttgtgccggcaggaaatgtatgtaacaggtagaaggaggcatctccgaccctatatatattcttgatcagcatcaatagccgagacggtatagccatgtccgtctgtccgtatgaacacctagatctcagagactataagagatagagctataatttttttcttcgagagtatttgttatgtttgcacgcagatcatgtttatttcaaattcactCCCGCTCctgcaaatcaataataacaagagtaatattaaagctagacgtgccaattttggtatatacaataacaacaatggtGTGACaatttgtgattcctgaaaatttggttgcgatcagataaaaattgtttaagttattaaagaaatagttttgtatgagcaaaaacgccttctatgcaagtgttgtatgtatgcgtatacgtatatacatgctcgcctctatatttgtatctgtatgcatAGAGGCACTGCGCTATCTCTattggtagagtgcaagcatATTCGTGTTGTGGTACTCGGGGAActcgggttcgagcccgctcggggtacaaactttttttttttttttaatcgtatttacaacaattataaataaaaattgtggattttattaaagaaatacttttgtatgggcaaaaccgcctgctatgtatgtattgtatgtatgcgtatacgtatatatgtacatgctCGTCTATATTAGTATCTGTATGCATAAGCAATGCGATAGCTCaggtggtagagtgcaagccgaGCATGTTGTGGTTCGAGCCCGCTCGAggtaaaaactttttttttttaaccacccGGTCGGTGGTGCTCGAGTTCAAATCCCGATCGagaatacatgcatatttatttttaatattttgagattattaccgtagtattttgattttattaaaaatgcgtagccggtatctcacagtcgatcacactcgactgtagctttcttgcttgttatacccgctacccatagggtagaagggtattataactttgtgccggcaggaaatgtatgtaacaggtagaaggaggcatctccgaccctataaagtatatacattcttgatcagcatcaatagccgagacgatctagtcatgtccgtctgtccgtctttgtgtctgtccgtctgtccgtatgaacacgtagactcagagactataagagatagagctataattttttttcgacagcatttgttatttttgcacgcagatcaagtttgtttcaaatttttgccacgcccacttccgcccccgcaaatcaaaaaaatcgaataacaagtgtaattttaaagctagagctacgaattttggtatatacaataattactgtagtggttatgattcctgaaaatttggttggcgatcagataaaaattgtggaagttattaaagaaatacttttgtatgggcaaaaacgcctacttactaggggtctgagttgctttggccgacaatctggcacattgtgccgtttatggtatattttgaatggtgtactatatcgatataccaaacatgccatttggtatatttttagtattttcggtatattttgaaaatgataccgcaatattttgcctttattaaaaatgggtagcgggtatctcacagtcgagcacactcgactgtaactttcttacttgtttttaattatttttgtgttaaattgcaataaatccAGGTCTATTACCCTTTGCCTATCATACCACTTACACTGCAACCAAATTTGGTGCTACCGGCCATATGAAGGCATTGCAATTGGAATTAGCTGTAGAGAAGCAACATGACATCCATGTCACCACGGTAATGCCAATGATTCTGGACACCAACGATGAGATGTCTGACCTTGCCAACATTAGCAAGATGAATCAACTGTATCCCCTGATTAAAGGACAAACGGCAGCTCGTCGGATAGTTAAAGGAATGCTCGCTGGAGAGAGGGAAATAAAGATTCCACTCATATTGGATATTTTGTATCGCATTTTGAAGTAAGTTGTGAATGTTTGATAATGATAttagaattaattaattaatttaaaattatttgcagcTTACTTCCTCTCAGCTGGCAGGAGAGACTGATTCTCATATCTGCCTCTAATAAGTTTCTATCGTATAAAGAAATCAGCTTGAATGCTAAGATCCCCAAACAGTgatttgacaatttaattttggaTTGGATTTCAGTGCAAGTCGCATAAAAATGTggattaattatttttaattccgGGTATCTAAGCGTCGAGCATATTCGAtggcaatttttttgtttatcgtGATATTATGCgattttttttacaataattataaaaatgaccTGCACCATAAACGCCATTGACttctaaaataa
It encodes:
- the LOC117575563 gene encoding estradiol 17-beta-dehydrogenase 11-like isoform X1, with amino-acid sequence MMEIQNQLIKLLTTLLIIGFALSTPVLLLAVMLSKIGECFKYKSPKSIIGEVAVVTGAAHGLGRAIALELAGIGCHVAVVDIDINGAKETVEKIHQISRVKAKAYKVNVTSFTEITDLNAKVTRDLGMVTILINNAGILLLRNRLDPAPEDVQRMIDVNLTSHFWTKTVFLPTMKRLRKGNIVTISSAASLLPFAYHTTYTATKFGATGHMKALQLELAVEKQHDIHVTTVMPMILDTNDEMSDLANISKMNQLYPLIKGQTAARRIVKGMLAGEREIKIPLILDILYRILNLLPLSWQERLILISASNKFLSYKEISLNAKIPKQ